In Onychostoma macrolepis isolate SWU-2019 chromosome 04, ASM1243209v1, whole genome shotgun sequence, one DNA window encodes the following:
- the LOC131539392 gene encoding gastrula zinc finger protein XlCGF57.1-like — MAFIEEESEDMKIEETFRVKEEDAEEQTDPMALKKESEELNEVEEKNQYEIHHDFTIGEKPRQTEISSRKRAQKTKPNSSNQTQKQNFEIHKSVHAGEKIFVCDQCGKSFRCKQKLDYHVRIHSRENSFRCHQCGKSFSDAKCLKMHAISHSVEKPFMCHQCGKTFHFNKYLTDHMRVHTEERPFTCKQCGKSFSQEVNLNTHMKIHIGEKPFTCDQCGKSFIRKGDLYAHMRIHTGESPHNCKLCGKSFSFKGNLNTHMRIHTGEKPFTCVQCEKSFRCKSTLSNHMKIHSRENTFKCHQCGRSFTDRNHLKIHVTTHTEEKPNMCHHCGKSFTKQEHLKNHMRVHTGEKPFTCEQCGKSFAVKVNLQTHMRVHSREKPFTCEQCGKSFGFKGNFNGHMRLHVENVFCHHT, encoded by the coding sequence ACCCGATGGCACTGAAAAAGGAAAGTGAAGAACTCAATGAAGTGGAAGAGAAAAATCAGTATGAGATACACCATGATTTCACGATTGGTGAAAAACCCAGACAAACTGAAATTTCCTCTCGGAAAAGAGCTCAGAAGACCAAACCCAACAGTTCTaatcaaacacaaaaacaaaactttgaAATCCACAAGAGTGTTCACGCTGGAGAGaagatatttgtatgtgatcagtgtggaaagagtttcagatgTAAACAAAAGCTTGATTACCACGTGAGGATTCACTCGAGAGAGAACAGTTTTAGATgtcatcagtgtggaaagagtttctcaGACGcaaaatgccttaaaatgcaTGCAATAAGTCACTCCGTAGAGAAACCTTTCATGTGCCACCAGTGTGGAAAGACTTTCCATTTCAATAAATACCTTACGgatcacatgagagttcacacagAAGAGAGACCTTTCACCTGcaaacagtgtggaaagagcttctCACAAGAAGTAAATCTGAACACTCATATGAAAATTCACATTGGAGAGAAGccattcacatgtgatcagtgtggaaagagtttcattCGTAAAGGAGACCTTTATGCCCACATGagaatccacactggagagagtcCTCACAACTGCAAACTGTGTGGGAAGAGCTTCTCATTTAAAGGAAATCTTAACactcacatgagaattcacacagGAGAGAAGCCCTTTACGTgtgttcagtgtgaaaagagtTTCAGATGTAAATCAACTCTTAGTAACCACATGAAAATTCACTCTAGAGAGAACACTTTTAAATGTCATCAGTGTGGAAGGAGTTTCACAGACAGAAATCATCTTAAGATTCATGTAACGACTCACACTGAAGAGAAGCCTAACATGTGCCATcactgtggaaagagtttcacaaagCAAGAACACCTTAAGaatcacatgagagttcacactggagagaagcctttcacctgcgaacagtgtggaaagagttttgccGTTAAAGTAAACCTTCAGactcacatgagagttcactcTAGAGAGAAGCCATTCACCTGcgaacagtgtggaaagagtttcggGTTTAAAGGAAACTTTAACGGACACATGAGGCTTCATGTGGAAAATGTATTCTGCCATCACACTTAG